In Helianthus annuus cultivar XRQ/B chromosome 8, HanXRQr2.0-SUNRISE, whole genome shotgun sequence, a single genomic region encodes these proteins:
- the LOC110872543 gene encoding uncharacterized protein LOC110872543, protein MNRRTPSTKASVIGHRHTKQTRHHVNSSMGSPKMRLKLLVDRKGSRVLFAEVSKEFVDFLFHIFSLPLGTLIEFLGSNKMAGCLGKLKDSIESFNRSYLQPGIKMDDIFNPKTAFNGDTFLLCHDTASSDRDDQSGASKAVYRCAKAAAGHCYSCSNQPCRSNATLNANSICPNCSGSMNVKMTLVTPQEVAETKEVQRKRKRKGGYVKKVVTYMVMDDLVVKPMSTISSITLINKFGVKDLSQLEEKTVSFGKKEGLKLLEASLKSNKVLTTIFMH, encoded by the exons ATGAACCGTAGAACACCATCGACCAAGGCCAGCGTCATCGGCCATCGTCACACAA AACAAACCAGACATCACGTGAACTCTTCAATGGGTTCCCCAAAAATGAGGTTGAAGCTTCTTGTGGACAGAAAAGGCTCTAGAGTGTTGTTTGCAGAAGTATCAAAAGAGTTTGTGGATTTCCTTTTCCACATCTTCTCGTTGCCTTTGGGCACCCTCATCGAGTTCCTAGGATCCAACAAGATGGCGGGTTGCTTAGGAAAGCTCAAAGACAGCATAGAAAGCTTCAATAGAAGCTACCTCCAACCTGGCATCAAAATGGACGATATCTTCAACCCCAAAACAGCTTTTAATGGTGACACATTTCTGTTGTGTCATGATACTGCTTCTTCAGATCGAGATGATCAGTCCGGTGCATCCAAAGCAGTTTACAGGTGTGCCAAGGCAGCAGCAGGACATTGCTATAGCTGTAGTAACCAACCTTGCCGGTCAAATGCAACACTGAATGCGAATTCAATATGTCCCAATTGCAGTGGTTCAATGAACGTTAAGATGACACTCGTAACTCCGCAGGAGGTAGCAGAAACAAAGGAGGTgcaaaggaaaaggaaaaggaaggGAGGGTATGTAAAGAAAGTAGTGACGTATATGGTGATGGATGATTTAGTAGTGAAACCAATGTCCACCATTTCTAGCATTACTCTCATTAACAAGTTTGGTGTCAAGGATCTGAGTCAACTTGAGGAGAAGACTGTTTCTTTTGGAAAAAAGGAG GGTCTGAAGCTGTTAGAGGCATCTTTGAAGAGCAACAAAGTGCTGACAACTATCTTTATGCATTAG